The Anopheles gambiae chromosome 2, idAnoGambNW_F1_1, whole genome shotgun sequence genomic sequence ACCAACCAACCCGGGACCAGCCATCTTTGCTCTAATGGATGGCTTCTGGTCGGCGTGATATCAATTAGCAAAGCCCGCGAAACTTCATCCCGCGACGGGTGACGGATTTTTCACACCTAACCGGGGTGGGGTGCGGCCATGCGGATCAACGCGGGGATATGTTCGGTGCTTGAGAGCCGATAAAAGATGGAGCAGCAGCGGCTGGCGCCATCAGTCGGGCAAGTCGCCGTGTGTTGTACAGTAGCCGCTTCTGGCattattatttgaaatttgtaaaaaacagAGCATTTTCTACACTGGTCAAGATGGTTGGGTGAGTTTTCCGGGCAGAATGCAGTTCAAAAATAGAATGTTGCGCATAAAGAGACGAACCCGATCGTACCCATGAACTTGCGATCGGTCACggacacgtgtgtgtgtgtgtgcggttttgtggGACCGGAAATTCCCCCCACGTAACAGTCAAACAGACCATAATAATGAACGTCTCTTTCTCATCTGCTTTGTTTCGCCGGTCGCAGAATGTCGCGTACGCTGGAACTGTCGCCCAATGCGCACATCAACAAGTCGCTGCTCGACAAGTACATGGCCTTGCCGATGCCGGACGGTAAGATTCAGGCGACGTACATCTGGATCGATGGCACCGGCGAGAATGTCCGCTGCAAGGACCGTACGCTCGACTTCATCCCCCAGTCACCGAGTGGTAAGCGTTCGATCGTTGTTTTTGCGCGCTCCAACCGCTCAACCGGATTCTTCCGATATTCCTCTCACAGAGCTCCCGATCTGGAACTACGATGGCAGCTCGACGTACCAGGCGGAGGGTTCGAACTCGGACGTGTACCTGCACCCGGTCGCGATCTATCGCGATCCGTTCCGCCGTGGCAACAACATCCTCGTGCTGTGCGAAACCTACCGCTACGACGGCACACCGACCGAGTCGAACAAGCGCAAGGCGTGCCTGGAGGTGTGCGAGCGGGCGGCCGAGGAGCAGCCGTGGTTCGGTATCGAGCAGGAGTACACGCTGCTGGATGTGGATGGCCGTCCGCTCGGCTGGCCGAAGAACGGTTTCCCGGGACCGCAGGGCCCGTACTATTGCGGCGTCGGTGCGGACAAGGTGTACGCGCGCGACATCGTCGATGCGCACTATCGGGCCTGTCTGTACGCGGGCGTGAAGATTTGCGGCACGAACGCGGAAGTGATGCCGGCCCAGTGGGAGTACCAGGTGGGCCCGTGCGAGGGCATCCAGATCGGGGATGATCTGTGGATGTCCCGGTTTCTGCTGCACCGCGTGGCGGAGGAGTTTGGTGTACGTATGCGCGGCGCTTTTCGTGGAGGATGTTGATTTAAAGTGTACTGTTTCGTTTTTCCCCCTAATTAGATCGTTGCCACGCTCGACCCGAAACCGATGCAGGGTGACTGGAACGGGGCCGGTGCGCACACGAACGTTTCCACCAAGACGATGCGCGAACCGGGCGGCCTGGCGGAGATCGAAAACGCGATCAGCAAGCTGGCGAAGTGCCACGAGCGTCACATCCGCGCGTACGACCCGAACGGTGGAAAGGACAACGAGCGTCGCCTGACCGGAAAGCACGAAACTAGCTCGATCCACGATTTTAATGCCGGTAGGTGAAGCGGGAGTTGGGTTGCGTTGTTTGCGTTGCCTGTTTAATACTCACTTGCTCTTGTTGCAGGTGTCGCTAATCGTGGCTGCTCGATTCGTATTCCGCGTGGCGTTTCCGACCAAGGGTTCGGCTACTTCGAGGATCGCCGTCCCAGCTCCAACTGCGATCCGTACAGCGTGGCCGAGGCTATCCTGCGCACGATCATCCTCAACGAGTAAGAGACGGAACGACcggtgtcgtcgtcgtcgtcattgACGTTGGACATTCCACAAGCCTTTTGGAGAGTTGTATTTCCATGCCTGCACtgtgaggaaaaaaaggagagaggcgaaagaaaaaaaaggatgcatTCAGTAGCTACACACCGACACCGATCAGTTATACGATCGGGTTATCTTTCGCTCTcgttattttatgtttaatttgtgCGTGTATATCATGGCTTTGGCTGCCTTTTTCTCCTGCTCCCTCTGTTTTTCTTGTGCCGTTTCATAGTTTATAGATTGTGCGATTGAGACACGAGTGCGCACGTGCATTACATTGAATTAGTTTCTCTTACCTCAAGccctcaacacacacacacacacacggtgtgGTGGGGTGAAGCCCGTGTTACAACTTTTGAATTTATTCACAGTACGCAACGCGCAAGCGAAACCAGGTTGTTGATGTATCtcgaaaacgaaataaaagcCCAATGTAATAATAGTAACGCATTTGCGCGTGCGAGAGTTCAATTCAATTGCGTGTTCGTTGCAGCGCTGCGGCCTATGTACAACGCACCGATAACAGTCAGTGGAACGAGTAGTTACTGTTCAACGCCTACTCCATTCACATTCGGGATGACACACGCGGGTATGTATCTAATATGCGCAAATCACTTGTGTCGCTTGTTTACCGGTAATTACGCCAATGGTGCAATTAGAGCCGTTTGCAATTTGCGGCACTGTGCATCGCGTGTGTAATCACCGGTGTGACACCGGCAGGGAAGGAACTATGGCAATAGCACACTCTTTTTGAGCCACAATACAGTACGCACATCCCACAATGTGCCGTGATGTACTTGAACTTGAACTTGGAGAGtttttgtgggtgtgtttgcGGGTGTGGGACGAACAAGTAAATTGTGCAAAAAGGTGTGA encodes the following:
- the LOC1273608 gene encoding glutamine synthetase 2 cytoplasmic isoform X1, producing MVGMSRTLELSPNAHINKSLLDKYMALPMPDGKIQATYIWIDGTGENVRCKDRTLDFIPQSPSELPIWNYDGSSTYQAEGSNSDVYLHPVAIYRDPFRRGNNILVLCETYRYDGTPTESNKRKACLEVCERAAEEQPWFGIEQEYTLLDVDGRPLGWPKNGFPGPQGPYYCGVGADKVYARDIVDAHYRACLYAGVKICGTNAEVMPAQWEYQVGPCEGIQIGDDLWMSRFLLHRVAEEFGIVATLDPKPMQGDWNGAGAHTNVSTKTMREPGGLAEIENAISKLAKCHERHIRAYDPNGGKDNERRLTGKHETSSIHDFNAGVANRGCSIRIPRGVSDQGFGYFEDRRPSSNCDPYSVAEAILRTIILNE
- the LOC1273608 gene encoding glutamine synthetase 2 cytoplasmic isoform X2 translates to MSRTLELSPNAHINKSLLDKYMALPMPDGKIQATYIWIDGTGENVRCKDRTLDFIPQSPSELPIWNYDGSSTYQAEGSNSDVYLHPVAIYRDPFRRGNNILVLCETYRYDGTPTESNKRKACLEVCERAAEEQPWFGIEQEYTLLDVDGRPLGWPKNGFPGPQGPYYCGVGADKVYARDIVDAHYRACLYAGVKICGTNAEVMPAQWEYQVGPCEGIQIGDDLWMSRFLLHRVAEEFGIVATLDPKPMQGDWNGAGAHTNVSTKTMREPGGLAEIENAISKLAKCHERHIRAYDPNGGKDNERRLTGKHETSSIHDFNAGVANRGCSIRIPRGVSDQGFGYFEDRRPSSNCDPYSVAEAILRTIILNE